TATCCGCCCACGATCCACCGGTCCCCCTCGCCGACGCCGGGCTCGAAGCCGTACCGCGCGCTGAGCCACCCCAGCGGAGCCCCCGTGTCCATCACGATCTCCGCGTCCACCAGCCGATGAATCTCGTCCGCCGTCCACGGCGCCGGATCCCGCAGCCAGTCGTCGATCACGTCCGCGATCCCGGCGTCCGGGGCGGCCACGGCCAGCCGCTTCCGGAGCTCGTCCTCGAGGTTCTCGGGAACCGGTGGGCCCGCCAGCACCAGCGGATCGTTGAAATCGGTCACCACCACGGTCAGGCCGAGTTGTTCGGCGAGCCGGGCCAGCACGTTCTCGTCGTACTGCTGCAGCCAGTTGGCGCCCAGGTCGAAGCCGCTTCCGGCCACGTCGACGCCCGCGGTCCGCCCGCCGATCCGGTCCCGCGCCTCGAAGATCCGCGCCTGGACGCCACGCTCGGCGAGTGTCCGGGCCGCGCCGAGGCCGGCCATCCCGGCGCCCACCACGGCGACGCGGGAATGCCCCAGGTCCGCTGCCCATCGGGCCGCTTCGGCACCCTTTTCGTACGCCCCGTGCGTCATGCCGGCCCGCGTCGCGTGCGTCGCCTCCCCGGCGATCCGCAGCCGCTCCCCGGCGGGCGCCCCGAGCGCGATCCGGTCCTGCGGCGTCCCGTGCCGGCCGATCAGGCTCCACGACCCGCGCGCCCACGGGTCCTCACCCCAGTGGGACACCGCGGAACCGAGCAGACGAGCCGTGATCGACATGCGCGGCAGGTTAGCAGCGCCCCGGCCGCCGCTTCACACCGAATTCCCACGAGGCCACGAGGCGGCTTCCGATCGGGGCGGGGTGCGGCGGCCGGACGGCGTCGACCGTGCTGTGCGCGTACACAAACAGGGTTTATGGGATGGTGAAGGTGCTGGTGTAGGGCTTGCGGATGGGGACGCCGCCGGGGCCGGTGCTGCTGACCTGGTCGACCGTGAGCGTGTAACCACCGGCCGCGAGCGGAGTGGCCGGCGTCCAGACCAGCGCGCCGGGAGTGGGCTCGGTGGTGACCCCGGAGACCGGCCCGGCCGGGCCGGCGACCGTTATCGACGCGCTGTAGTCGCTGCCGGTGGGCTGGATGTCGCGCTGGAAGGTGACGGTGACCGCGGAAGCGGTGGCGGCGGTGTTCACCACGACGGGGTCTCGCCAGTACTGGATGGCCAGGTGGGTGTCGGGGACCCCGGGGACGCCCCACTGGGTGGAGGTGTCGTCGACCAGCATGGTTTGCGTGATGCCGCCGTCGACGGTGACGCTGCGGTTGTTGGTGCCGGTTATCGAGCCCCAGTCCTCCACCGTCTCCCACCTGCCCCGGGTGTATTTGTACTGGACATCGGTGCCGTCGAGGACGGTGACGGTGGCTTCGTGGATGCCGTTGCCACGGTTGGTCATCGGTACCTTGCCGGGGTCCCACGGGCCGAGTTCGGTGATGTTGCCGGGGACGTACAGGGTGGCGTCCGGTGGGGTGCCGGGCGGGGCCAGGACTCGGAACGTGACGGCTACCGGGCGGACCGGGACGGTCAGGGCGGCGGGCAGGGTCACGGCGCTGCCGTCCGGGTTCCGGTACGCGAGGTGGCCGGTCACCGGGGCGGTGCGCGGGGACGGGCCGGTCGGGGTGACGTCGTAGGTGACGGTGAAGTCGGCGCCGGGGGCCAGCGAGGTGGCCGGGGTGCGCGGGGTGATCACCCAGCCGTCCGGGGCCGTCACCGAGCCGGACAGGGCGGTGATGGTCCCCGGGCCGGCGTTGTGGGCGGCCAGGACCAGGCGGCTGGTGGCGCCGGACTGGAGGCCGTCGGGGGCGGTCAGGGTCAGGTCGACGGCTGGCTGCTGCGCCACGGTGAGCGGGGTCCCGTCGTGCCGCACGGTGATCGCCTTGGCGCCGGTCACCTCGACGCTGAGCAGGTGTTTCGCCGCGTCGTAGGTGAACGGCACGCGACGACCGGCGGCCGTGACGACGTGCGGGCGGGAGACGCCGGCGAACTGGACCGTGTAGTGGCGGGTGCCGGCGGCGGGGCCGACGGTGAGCTCGGCACCGCGCTTGTTCTCGTCGTAGCGGACCGGCGTGCGGGTGTACTCGCCGGCCTGGTAGCCGAGGCCGTCGCCCGCGTCGTCGTAGACCAGCGTGCTGCCGGACGCGTGCGGGTAGGCGGTCAGGATCAGCCGGTCGGCGGGCTGGGCGGCGACGTTCGCGGCCGGCGGGGCGGTGAGCAGGATGCCGCCGGCGCGGACGTAGACCGGCATGTGATCCGGGGTCGCGGCGACGGTCCTGGTGGCCGGGCCGCGGAAGGTCTCGCCGGTGAAGAAGTCGGTCCAGGTGCCGGGCGGGAACCAGACCGGGGCGGTGGTGCTCAGGCCGGCCGCGGTCACCGGGGCGACCAGCAGCGAGTCGCCCAGCAGGTACTGGGTGTCGTGCCGGTACGCCTCGTCCAGCTCGGGCCACTGGAGGTACAGCGCCCGGGCCATCGGCATGCCGGTGTCGTAGTTCTGCCGGGCGGCCGTGTAGAGGTACGGCACCAGGGACTCGCGCAGCCGGAGGAAGTCCGCGGCCGGCTTGCCGACCGTGTCGGAGTACTCCCAGGGCAGCCGGTCGCCGTGGTCGGAGTGCAGGCGCAGGATCGGCTGGAACGCGCCGAGCTGCACCCAGCGCAGGTACAGGTCGTCGGGCAGGTGCTTGCCGGCGAAGCTGCCGATGTCGTGGCTGACGTACGACATCCCGATGCTCGCCTCGGCCGGCGTCATCGCGGCGGCGAAGGCGAGGGTGGCCCAGTCCGGGCGGGTGTCCCCGGTGAAGTGGACGGTGCTGCGGTGCTCGGCCCACGGGCCGGACGGGCCGGGCGTGGTGTAGTCGGGGAACGACGCCCCGATCCGGGAGAGCGAGAAACCGCGCCGGTCACGGGCGTCGCCGTCGCGGCGGTACAGCTCGTTGACCCAGCTGTCGGCGGTCAGGCCGGGCACCGTGACGCGGCTGTCGTCGCAGCAATAATCCAACCACCATTGGCGTACGCCCTGGTCTTCGAACGTCTTGTGCAGCGATGCGTAAGCCGCGGCCTGGTCCGGGTCGCTCCAGTCGAAGCGGTACGGGTTCGGCGCGAAACTGCTGGTGGCGGGCGTCAGTTTGCCTTTCGCGAGCGCCTGCGCGTCGGCGAACCGGGGGTCGTCGCCGGAGATCGCGGCGTGCACGTTGAGGGTGGCGTTGACGCCGAGCTTCGTCAGGTCGCCGAGGAACTCGTCCGGCTTGGGGAACAGGGTGGTGTTCCAGTTCCAGCCGGCCCACTGGTTCGGGGCCTTCCAGTCGGTGTCGATCACCAGCGAGTCGAGCGGCACCTTGTGCTCGGCGAACGCCGGGAGCAACCGGGTGCGGTAGTCCTCGGCGCTGTACGCCTGATATTTCGAGAACCAGGTGCCGAACGCCCACTTCGGCGGCAGCACCGACGGGCCGGTGAGCGCGCGCAGGTCGGCCAGGCCGCGTGCGTAGTCGTGGCCGTACCCGAAGAGGTATCCGTCCTGGTAGGCGCCGGTCCGGGCGGGACGGGCGGCGACCCAGTCGCCGTTACGCAGGGCCGTTGCGGTGTCGTCGAGCAGGTACCAGCCGTCCCGGTGCAGCATCCCGGGGTGCAGTTTCAGATCCTCGACCGGGCCGGCCTGGCCGGCGTAGTAGTCGAGGCCGCGGTACCAGCCGCCGAGCGCGTCGGTCCGGGACGGATCGCCGAACGCCGGGTGCACGGTGACCGACCGGCCGCCGACGCGCAGGTCCAGGCTGGTGTTCGCGGGCGTGACCGGGCCGCTGTCCAGCCGGTAGCGCAAAGTCACGGCGCTGGTGGTGACCCGCAGCTCGCCGCCGCGGGTGGAGGCGGTGAACCAGGTCTTCGGCGGGTCCCGGTCGACCGCGGTGAAGGTGGGCCGGTCCTCGAACGCGTCGTCGGCGGCGTATTCCAGCCGCAGCAGCGTGGCACTGAGCACCTGGACCCGCAGGTGACCGGCCCGCACGGTCTGACCGTGGGTCTGCGGCGCCCGGGGCGCGGCGAGCGCCGCGCCCGGGGTCACCACCAGAAGCAGTAGGAAGGCGAGCCAGGCCGCCGTCCGGGAGACGAAGCTTCGGGTCGACACGGAGCGAGCCTCTCGCCGCGACGAGACCGTGTCAATGGACACTCGTCGATTGCCGGTTCCGGAACCAGGGGAGTGTGCTCACCTCGTACCAAAATCGGAATTTGACTTAAATGGCCTGGTAAAGGGTGGTCCAGAAGTCGTGGAAAGCGCGGGTCGAGTCCGGCGTGGACGCGCCGACCTGGGTGAGCAGGATCCCGACCAGACGATTCTCCGGGTCGGCGTAGGTGGAGGTGCCGCTGCCGCCGTCCCAGCCGAACTGGCCGACCGGCGCGTAGTCGCCGCGGTAGGTGCGCACCGCCATCCCGAAGCCCCAGCCGCCGTGCTGACCCTGGCCGAACGAGATGTGCACGTTGTCCCGCGCCATCGCGGTCCGGGCGGCCTCCTGCGCGGGGGTGAGCCGGTTGGTGGTCATCAGCTCGACGGCGGGCCGGGACAGGATCCGCTCGCCGCGGTGCAGTCCGCCGTCGAGCAGCATCCGGAAATAGGCGAGGTAGTCGTCGGCGGTGGAGTTGAGCCCGCCGCCACCGCCCGCGAACGCCGGCGGCGCGCTGTGCCGCCCGCCGTCGGCCGGGTCCCAGACGTGGAACTCGCCGGTCTGCGGATCCGGGGCGTACAGCGGCGGCAGCCGGTGGAGGTCGGCGGCCGGTACGTGGAAACCGGTGTCCCTCATGCCGAGCGGCTCGAAGATCCGCTCGCGCAGGAACTCCTCGAACGGCCGGCCGGTGACCCGCGCGACGAGCACGCCGGCCAGATCGCTGGCGATCTGGTACTGCCAGCGCTCGCCGGGCCAATGACGAGTGCGGCAACGACGGATAACCCGACGGTTATCGGCCGCCGGCCGTCAGCGTTGCAGGACGCTGTGCGCGATGTCGCGGGCGACGCCGGCCAGCTCCGCGTCGGTGACCGTGAGCCCGCGCGAGGCCATCAGCACGATGTTGACGCTGAGCAGGG
Above is a genomic segment from Actinoplanes ianthinogenes containing:
- a CDS encoding flavin monoamine oxidase family protein; amino-acid sequence: MSITARLLGSAVSHWGEDPWARGSWSLIGRHGTPQDRIALGAPAGERLRIAGEATHATRAGMTHGAYEKGAEAARWAADLGHSRVAVVGAGMAGLGAARTLAERGVQARIFEARDRIGGRTAGVDVAGSGFDLGANWLQQYDENVLARLAEQLGLTVVVTDFNDPLVLAGPPVPENLEDELRKRLAVAAPDAGIADVIDDWLRDPAPWTADEIHRLVDAEIVMDTGAPLGWLSARYGFEPGVGEGDRWIVGGYRLLTEHLAGGLDIRLHQAIERIRIEDDRVVLNDEHEADAVIVTAPLPVLAAGTIAFDPPLPPAHRDALTRLGAGRVEKVILRFDQRFWPAHGYYRVHGPERTSISEWLDATEADGTPTLVGLFAGHWLGTLWAGTDAEIAERAAEIIRRAVPGPR
- a CDS encoding TIM-barrel domain-containing protein, which gives rise to MSTRSFVSRTAAWLAFLLLLVVTPGAALAAPRAPQTHGQTVRAGHLRVQVLSATLLRLEYAADDAFEDRPTFTAVDRDPPKTWFTASTRGGELRVTTSAVTLRYRLDSGPVTPANTSLDLRVGGRSVTVHPAFGDPSRTDALGGWYRGLDYYAGQAGPVEDLKLHPGMLHRDGWYLLDDTATALRNGDWVAARPARTGAYQDGYLFGYGHDYARGLADLRALTGPSVLPPKWAFGTWFSKYQAYSAEDYRTRLLPAFAEHKVPLDSLVIDTDWKAPNQWAGWNWNTTLFPKPDEFLGDLTKLGVNATLNVHAAISGDDPRFADAQALAKGKLTPATSSFAPNPYRFDWSDPDQAAAYASLHKTFEDQGVRQWWLDYCCDDSRVTVPGLTADSWVNELYRRDGDARDRRGFSLSRIGASFPDYTTPGPSGPWAEHRSTVHFTGDTRPDWATLAFAAAMTPAEASIGMSYVSHDIGSFAGKHLPDDLYLRWVQLGAFQPILRLHSDHGDRLPWEYSDTVGKPAADFLRLRESLVPYLYTAARQNYDTGMPMARALYLQWPELDEAYRHDTQYLLGDSLLVAPVTAAGLSTTAPVWFPPGTWTDFFTGETFRGPATRTVAATPDHMPVYVRAGGILLTAPPAANVAAQPADRLILTAYPHASGSTLVYDDAGDGLGYQAGEYTRTPVRYDENKRGAELTVGPAAGTRHYTVQFAGVSRPHVVTAAGRRVPFTYDAAKHLLSVEVTGAKAITVRHDGTPLTVAQQPAVDLTLTAPDGLQSGATSRLVLAAHNAGPGTITALSGSVTAPDGWVITPRTPATSLAPGADFTVTYDVTPTGPSPRTAPVTGHLAYRNPDGSAVTLPAALTVPVRPVAVTFRVLAPPGTPPDATLYVPGNITELGPWDPGKVPMTNRGNGIHEATVTVLDGTDVQYKYTRGRWETVEDWGSITGTNNRSVTVDGGITQTMLVDDTSTQWGVPGVPDTHLAIQYWRDPVVVNTAATASAVTVTFQRDIQPTGSDYSASITVAGPAGPVSGVTTEPTPGALVWTPATPLAAGGYTLTVDQVSSTGPGGVPIRKPYTSTFTIP
- a CDS encoding serine hydrolase domain-containing protein; translation: MRRCRTRHWPGERWQYQIASDLAGVLVARVTGRPFEEFLRERIFEPLGMRDTGFHVPAADLHRLPPLYAPDPQTGEFHVWDPADGGRHSAPPAFAGGGGGLNSTADDYLAYFRMLLDGGLHRGERILSRPAVELMTTNRLTPAQEAARTAMARDNVHISFGQGQHGGWGFGMAVRTYRGDYAPVGQFGWDGGSGTSTYADPENRLVGILLTQVGASTPDSTRAFHDFWTTLYQAI